A genomic region of Staphylococcus roterodami contains the following coding sequences:
- the argS gene encoding arginine--tRNA ligase, producing the protein MNIIDQVKQTLVEEIAASISKAGLAEDIPDIKIEVPKDTKNGDYATNIAMVLTKIAKRNPREIAQAIVDNLDTEKAHVKQIDIAGPGFINFYLDNQYLTAIIPEAIEKGDQFGHVNESKGQNVLLEYVSANPTGDLHIGHARNAAVGDALANILTAAGYNVTREYYINDAGNQITNLARSIETRFFEALGDNSYSMPEDGYNGKDIIEIGKDLAEKHPEIKDYTEEARLKEFRKLGVEYEMAKLKNDLAEFNTHFDNWFSETSLYEKGEILEVLAKMKELGYTYEADGATWLRTTDFKDDKDRVLIKNDGTYTYFLPDIAYHFDKVKRGNDILIDLFGADHHGYINRLKASLETFGVDSNRLEIQIMQMVRLMENGKEVKMSKRTGNAITLREIMDEVGVDAARYFLTMRSPDSHFDFDMELAKEQSQDNPVYYAQYAHARICSILKQAKEQGIEVTAANDFTTITNEKAIELLKKVADFEPTIESAAEHRSAHRITNYIQDLAAHFHKFYNAEKVLTDDIEKTKAHVAMIEAVRITLKNALAMVGVSAPESM; encoded by the coding sequence ATGAATATTATTGATCAAGTGAAACAAACATTAGTAGAAGAAATCGCAGCGAGTATTAGCAAAGCGGGATTAGCAGAAGACATTCCTGATATTAAAATTGAAGTTCCTAAGGACACTAAAAATGGGGATTATGCTACTAACATTGCAATGGTACTGACAAAAATTGCAAAACGTAATCCACGTGAAATTGCTCAAGCGATTGTTGATAACTTAGATACTGAAAAAGCACATGTGAAACAAATTGACATTGCTGGTCCTGGGTTTATTAATTTTTACTTAGATAATCAGTATTTAACAGCAATTATTCCTGAAGCAATTGAAAAAGGTGACCAATTTGGACATGTAAATGAATCAAAAGGTCAAAATGTATTGCTTGAGTATGTTTCAGCTAACCCTACAGGAGATTTACATATTGGTCATGCTAGAAATGCAGCGGTTGGTGACGCTTTAGCTAATATTTTAACTGCAGCGGGTTATAATGTAACACGTGAATATTATATTAATGATGCTGGTAATCAAATTACTAATTTAGCGCGTTCAATTGAAACACGTTTCTTTGAAGCATTAGGTGATAATAGCTATTCAATGCCAGAAGATGGCTATAATGGTAAAGATATTATTGAAATTGGAAAAGATTTAGCTGAGAAACACCCTGAAATTAAAGATTATACTGAAGAAGCTCGTTTGAAAGAATTTAGAAAATTAGGCGTAGAATATGAAATGGCTAAACTGAAAAATGATTTAGCAGAGTTTAATACGCATTTTGATAACTGGTTTAGTGAAACTTCTTTATATGAAAAAGGTGAAATTCTTGAAGTTTTAGCTAAGATGAAAGAATTAGGTTATACGTATGAAGCAGATGGTGCAACGTGGTTACGTACAACTGATTTTAAAGATGACAAAGACAGAGTATTAATTAAAAATGACGGAACATATACGTATTTCTTACCGGATATTGCATATCACTTTGATAAAGTTAAACGTGGTAATGATATTTTAATTGATTTATTTGGTGCTGATCATCATGGTTATATTAATCGTTTGAAAGCATCACTTGAAACGTTTGGTGTGGATAGCAATCGTTTAGAAATCCAAATCATGCAAATGGTTCGTTTAATGGAAAACGGTAAAGAAGTTAAGATGAGTAAACGTACTGGTAATGCCATTACTTTAAGAGAAATTATGGACGAAGTTGGCGTTGATGCTGCACGTTATTTCTTAACTATGCGTAGTCCTGATAGCCACTTTGATTTTGATATGGAATTAGCGAAAGAGCAATCTCAAGATAACCCAGTTTATTATGCTCAATATGCTCACGCACGTATTTGTTCAATTTTAAAACAAGCAAAAGAGCAAGGTATTGAAGTAACTGCTGCGAATGATTTTACAACGATTACAAATGAAAAAGCGATTGAATTGTTGAAAAAAGTAGCTGACTTTGAGCCTACAATTGAAAGTGCTGCAGAACATAGATCAGCACATAGAATTACTAACTATATTCAAGACTTGGCTGCTCATTTCCATAAATTCTACAATGCTGAAAAAGTATTAACAGATGATATTGAAAAAACAAAAGCACATGTCGCTATGATTGAAGCGGTTAGAATTACATTGAAAAATGCATTGGCAATGGTTGGTGTAAGCGCACCTGAATCAATGTAA